Genomic segment of Populus trichocarpa isolate Nisqually-1 chromosome 12, P.trichocarpa_v4.1, whole genome shotgun sequence:
ACTAAAATGCCCTATTAAGCTGCTCTCATGAGCTTCACGTACAAGTAATTCATGAATAGAACCATTAAGTGTATTGATGTGATCCAAGCAACACCAAGAGATTTGTTGTAGGTTCTAGTTGGTCCAACGGCAAGACTTAGGGCTAAGAGGTTCAGAGAGGATTTCAATGGATTTCTTCAAAACACATAGGACAAGGTGGACTTTaagaagatattaaataataaagtaaaagcCTTGAATAATTTAACTCATGTTCAAGAAGGGCTTGTGAGTGGGCATTCatacattacaaaaataatggAATAAGAAGATTTAAATCTGCCAGTTTTAACCTTTAGCtacttttttttgtcataactggagttgtagaaggAATTTTAATGTGATTCTAGTTGCATTGAAAAGTAGACATCCATAGTTTTCCATTGATATATGACACACcctctaattcattaagacacGAGATAACCATGCATTTGAAGTTGAACTTTGATTCTGCTAGTAGATTACAAAAATGACTTTAgtcatatttaaattagttgagctattattttatttatcttttagttattattaagaCTTTTAGAGATATTAGagcctttatttaaatttaggttcattaaatttttattatttattaggttatccATATTCATTAGGGATATTTTATTAGACTTAGAAttctttataatataaatactcttttgtagagattgttttttagaaaagagactatttttaataaagaaatcgATATTCTTGCTATCTTAAATATGGTTAAGTTATTCTTGTAataagttcttgattgaacttgcaaACTCTTTCAAGGATTGATTAACTTCGTTGTGATTTTATACTACTCATTCACGTCTCTTTATAGATGTAGGGAGAGAGTAATTGTTATGTGTAACTTTGGTTCTCCAAGGCAGGTTATTGTTGGGTTAAGTTGCAAAccattcaaatttgattttatcatatctTGGGAGATGTTCGCATCACGCACAAAGTCTATTTTCTTTAAACAAAGTATCCATCAAGCccatagaattttttaaaagctgAATTTTCACATACATGAAATACATTAGCAAAATCGCTATCAATGTACAATTATTTCATATAGTTAAATCCGAATAACATAGCATTCAAAGTAGATAGAAGAATATACATTTTTAATAACGCATTatcctttatatttttcttaacttGCTTGTATTTGATCACATATAAGAATGTCACCGATTCAGTTTATCTTGTCCTTTCAAATGCTTCAACGATTCATAATCCGAATGAATCATGAATtcttttggccacaagtaatgcTACCGTGTCTCCAAATTTCTTACCAAAATGTAAAGCTCCTTATCATAAGTAAAGTAGTTTAAGCTTGCACCATTGagcttttttctaaaataagcAATATGTTGCTTATCTTGTATTAAAATAGCTCTAATATCTATTACGGCATCTCTTTTAATCTCAAAATCTTTCATAAAATCaggtaaatctaaaaaatatgttgaataaagtttttatttcaacaagTTAAATGCATTACCTTGTTCAATTTTCCATTTAAAACCAGTAGACATTTTAACAATCTTAATTAAAGGTGCAATTATAGTACTAAAATCTTTGACAAAATGCCTATATAAACTAGTCAAACCATGAAAGCTTCTTACCTTAATGACCGATTTAGGTGTAGGTCATTCTTGGATAGCCTTAACATtttcttcatctatctcaatacCTGTGCACTAATAACATAACCAAGAAGCACAATTTTCTCAatgcaaaaggtacacttcTTCAAATTAGCATACAATGATTCTTTACACAACACATCACGTATTAGTTGAATATGTTCTATAGTCAATCAGTTGGTTAcatatgatattattatattcatgtaaatatatatttattattaataaaggattaatttatctttaatattcatataatattatattaatgaatctaaagtaaagataaagtctatgaaacaaaaatactttgtaaagaaaattataaatttgttataattatgagatttctattgcatcaaagcattgttcctaaaatattcatggttaatactctcttaaatactaAACATTCATTAGAGTTGTAAAGACTGATACATTATGAAAGGAAGAAGCTGAtctcataagttgaggtataagggatacctagaactaatatgtatgtgCTTTTtataagacatgtacactgaactgacccgcatgagaatttcatatgaagagATTACTTATATCTATGAAAAGGCTTACGtgacggttgtgtaagtgatcctttgACTTGAGATCCCTAAGTCATCTTATgtagagaatgttatgctttgatcctgtTACATATTATCTTAATTGAGGTAACGAAAAGGCAAacattgggtataacatgaactatatgaaggtaattgagtgatcaagagaagATTCAATACCCTAggtgaattaaagaaaatgtttcatttgttctcaaatagtattgactgatAAATTCTTGGCCAagatggaatgagatttgaaaagagtttcaaatcttattcaaacaatcaatgactattatgtagaaaacaaacatgatttaatatgacagacatacttcatgctttaatgttaaattcaaatattattgataaaaaagatattaattacactaagaaactgGTCACTacaaggttaagtcaaaccactaatgacttttctaatattttagggATATGACACGTTGCTAAACAATGCAcctaatcttcaaatataaattaatcaattgtttaattgataataaattaaattatttaattctatttaattataattataatttatatttgggttaacATATTAGGatcctaatgggtcacacactttaagaaccattagtcagaaattaaactgtgatgatttaattaagtatgatttgattaaaatatattttagaaattaaagattaGAATACAATTAATACaaagattatatttctaaacctagaaaaatcaagtaaggacttgattgagttaatttatataattatcctaaattaatatatggatattatctaggggtaaattgatattttatcaatttatatgatattttagatttccttataaataataagttatgcctcttatttttatgagttgttGTCTATTAGACAGAAAACTACATAAAGGTAAAATTAGAGCTAGTACTCTAGACATAGCAATTCATCTCTTCTAAATAGagatttagaagatttctcaTAGGTGGTTCATGTAGATTACCATTGGAGACCGAATAATTGGATGACTTGTGGTTTGTAACAACTcaacctttaaagaattattcaaagttgaaaaaagattagatcttcaggtaataaatctctaaacaactctaaatctGTCTAATGGGATCCTAGGAACtcccaaataattttgtttcttagttTTTGTTGTGTGTATGATATTCGGGAAACTCAACATCAAGTACATGACATAAATGTTCAACATGCTCATTTAAAATCTtgttatatattagaaaatcatcaaaatacactactatgagtttgcttataaatgcacacaacacatgattcattagtCTCATAGAAGTACTAGGTGCATAGGAAGTCCAAAAAGCATGACTAACCACTTATACAAACTATACTCAGTTTTAAATGTAGTTTTCCATTCATCACCAtatttcatcctaatttgatgatatctactttttaaattaatttttaaaaatacacaagATTCATGCAGTTCATCTAACATATAATCAAGTTTAGGGATAAGATATTTATACTTTACTGTTATGTTGATGATAACATGAAAATCAATATACATCGTCCAAGTTCCATTCTTTTTAGGCACAAGTAAGACTGGAATAACACATGGACTCGTGCTTTATTGTATGTACCTCTTTCATATTAACTCCTCTACATACCTTGGAAATCCTTTATCTTTTTAAGATTACTTTGGTAGGCTAGTCAATTAGAAATCGCAGCTCTGGATATAAGATCACTTTTTTGTTTGATTCCTCATATTGGTGTAAAGTCATTTGGAATATCTTTGGGATACACATCATTAAATTCTTGCAATAAAGAAACAACCACACTAGTAATATAAGGATCAAGTtcgttagtgttaaaataagACTCTTTATACACAAGAACAATCATCatcttattataataaaagCACTTTTAACCTCACCCTctcttacataaaaaattagttgttccttcaattttttctttttttctcacctttattttttttctctcctcttgtCTTACCTCCACTCTTGGCAAAATTCATATTTGTTTCGTTAGTAGTTGATTTGATTGTCTTCTCTCACCATGTTCCTTACTTGTATTTTATCTCCTCTCGGCCttgcttttccttttaattttgttttatcttcatAAACTTGTTTTAACATATTTAACAATAGAATGCATTTTTCAAAAACCATCATATATTGCCCTCCTATCGAATTGTCACAAATGACCTAACAATAAGTGATTCATATGCATAATAACCACATCACACAACACTACAATTCTCAAGTGGTGGCATCTCGTTCTATaacaatcacaatttttttccaattagtTTTCCTTATGTTGAACAATTATGACATATAAATAGgcaaatttttttcatgtatagaCAAAtcatcaacttttattttatgtcattaGTTACCATTCCATCCTTTTGAAATCTTTATATTTCATTCAACATCGTGTTTATCCATTGTATACTAGACATTTAATTATCTCAAGTCTTATTTAAATTTCTACAAAATTTTAATAGAATTTTCCCTATACGGGGATCCAAATCTTGTCCCGCTTACCCAACCTGTAACTAATTGCAATCAAACTTATTCAACTCAGTCAATACACAACTACATCATTGTGATCTCAATCCTTAAAATTGTCTGATATATCCACCAAATTCATAGTATgaaatatacatataaattcaTACATTCATgcttatattttacttttatcattttatagttATTCacattcttaaaaatataattaactaagtattaataagaaatatatacatataatatatcatgattattttttcacaaaataacTATTAAGTGGCCTAATAAAACTAATGCTAGGCAGACTTTAGTATTATCATTTTTGTTATGTatgtaaaatattgttttcctttttgtatatattttggattgttaggaaacttataaataaaatagatttggACTATTTATGTATAAACttataatagtaatagtttGGAATTAATTATGCATGTATAATGTTTATGAAATCTAGTACGAAACGTATTATTGCATTGGATGATATAAATTGTATGGATGTGATGAATTATGAATTATGAATAATTGTGGTTGTGATGTTGAGTTTTTTGCAAGATTAATACATGAACTAAATTTTAGAAGGTATTAATACCTAAGAAAATTTCATTTCTAtacaacaaattattttatataattaacaatTTGTATGTgctaactataaaataaaagtgagtcACTTATAGATTGACAAGTGGATTGATGGCGTTCATGGGACGTCTACAATGAGTCAAGTGATGGctaatcatattttttcatgtatagaaaaaataaaaataaaaaataaaaagcatgtatcaataagtaaaaaataaaaagaagaaaaagcttATACTATAGtaagatttaaaatttgaaacaaaaatagtggtaattaaaaaaaccacgtTAAAATGACTAATGAGGAAtgcattaaattaaagaaaaactcacgttatataatttataaaaattattttaaaatttaagaacaattaaatatttaatttaaatatgtattaaaaatataaaatttcttacaTGTATTTGAgttaatagattattttttcctttatttttaaacgataagattttttttaacaaatttactAAGAAACACTACAAATTTTTAATTCTAGTATGTTTGATTTAGATAGatacaatatatttatatttataaaaaaattaaaattagaaatagttttttttacaagttttatgTCTTGAAAAGATCAAGATTTGATATTACTTATATGTAAATACAATAATAGCTGAGATGATCaggctaaaaattaatttgtttatttatgaaCAAGCAAACGATTAAAATTGAACAGCATGGTAGCATTTGACTAaatttttttccctgttttccTGTAATCCAATTAAATGATTTTACAGTTGATTTATTtacaatactatttttttattagcatggatttttaaaatatattggcaaaattacacaatttaaaaaaatgttggtgaaataatacattttttacCCGTTGCGATTGGAAAACATGACATCCAAATTTATTGCTATTAGTaacaagacattttttttaaaaaaaacaacattatgaAATAGGCTGCAtgtgaggagagagaaaaaaataaaaagaccttgGAGAcacactaaattttttattatgatattacatgtagtataaaaaaaatctcgataAGACAAATTTAATAACACCGAAAAAGGTTACCAACAATGATCCAAATgtgtcacctttttttttaatgtaagattTTTGAATGGTGGCAAGTTTGAATATTCTGTTTCACAGTCGTAATATGTacaaaccatagttattaaacctgaatCAGCCTGGCAGGTCGACCCAAGACTCAGTCGACCTGGTGGCTGGACCAGTCTGGATAAGGTAAAAGATCGGAATGAGCAAAAACCCGGCAAAACCTAGTTGACCCACCTGGTTGAACCGTGACCCAAACAACTAGGCAAAACCTGGTTgagaccaattttttttttcaaatgtgttttttctcctagccagagacctttttttttatatatatttttagttggttattaatcttttttaaagttcactatatatatactagaagaatattttattttttcaatgtgggatttgaagcccttttaatatatatattatatgctcacaagaaaaaaattattttttcaatgtgggatttgaagccctttagtatatatactctatattcacaagaaaaaaattatgtttttttaatgtgggataaatttttttttaaaataatcttttaaactccATTATTTATAACCCGTATAGTCTATATTTatatggattgtttcttaattttttcatatgaaatattaaaatttcaaatattttttttaatttttcatgattgATTCGGGTTGATCTAAGTTAACCCGTGCAACCCGGAACCAGACTTCTTGATCGGGTCAACCCTCGAATGAGTATAATAACTATGAtataaactatgttattttactaatttttttcttttaaattgtgttattttacaaatattttttaaaaaatcaggctatttttcatataaaaaaaatcgttcATATGATATATTATCTATAAatgttttgaagaaatttcTATCAGTGAAGTAATTGTGGTGTAGTGGGAGTattgtgacaaaaaaaaactcgggTTCGTAATCCATTTTTCTGTCACAAATAAAATTTCCCAACTTCATCTTTCCTCTCTTGCATATTTTCCCCCAAGAGCCCTCAATACTAATAGAAGGAAAAGCAGTGCCGTCTCCTTCCTCTCCTCAGATTCAAAACCCTAAAGAACCATTagtatttacttcttttttatgagagagagagaagcatgAAACTAGGTAGTACAGCAGTGGTAgtaacatcatcatcaattgCCACCTTAGGGTTTCCAAAGAATTATTACAACAAACCATCTTGGTTTGGTCAATTATTAAAAACCAACATGTTTCCTCACCATTTCCCaattctctcttcctcttcttcttcagcaTCCATCTCCACCACCACAGAGGATTCCAGTGATGCAGTTGCAGCGGCAAAGCCAAAACAACAGCACCCTTGGCTCATTGTTGGCCTCGGCAATCCTGGCAAAAAATACCACTCCACTCGCCATAAcgtctgtttattttttctctttcttcttcttttgtcgTCGTTTTCATGCTGTGTGAATAAGggtttttttccccaaaattttagttaaatttttttttaattgctttggCTGATGCTGAGGGCATATCTATATCTGGTGGGGTGGTGTTGTTTTACAGGTGGGATTTCAGATGGTGGATGCTTTGGCTGATGCTGAGGGCATATCTATATCTGGTGTTTCTTTTAAAGCCCTCTTTGGTAAAGGTCGGTTATTTACACCTTTTTGTATTCAACTCAATTCtacattgaattaattgaaacaagttcagatttttatccttcttttgaAATCATAGTctcgttgaatttttttattgggtctTCAAATTATACTTTAGCAACTACTTGGTACTGTCTCAAACATTATTTGCTTATGGTTGTTATGGAATGGGTGCTTGGCATGCAAATTAACAACACGAATGAGTGATAGATGTGGGAATTTCTCCTAGTTGTCAATTTTTGTGCAACTGCCAATGAATGTTGAAGGTTACAAATTAAGACACATAAAATTGAATTATCTTTTAGGCACTATGACAGTGAGAGGTAGATGAGATAAtggaattttatcttttcttgattttagtgTTCTTATTTACAATCATTATGATAATAGTTCTGTGTTCCAGGATTTATTGGAAATGTTCCAGTGATGTTTGCCAAGCCCCAAACTTTTATGAATGCAAGTGGTGAGTCTGTAAGTAAGCTCTTTGAAGAGGACCTCTTCTTATATTTGCAGTCAAGATATTCTCCTCTATCTAATGTGTCTAGAGTTCTGGCATTGATAGGTTGATTTTCCAATGCCATTTGTAGGTTGGAGCCATTGTATCATATTACAAGATTCCTTTGAAGCAAGTACTTTTGGTAAAATAGTGATATTTGATCTTCCTCTACTCTTTAACTTAAGAAACAATTATGTCCTCCGAACTAAGAGTCAGTTATTCTATTGTTTCAGATTTATGATGACCTAGATCTGCCTTTTGCCAAATTGAGACTATTGCCGAAAGGTGGACATGGAGGACATAATGGGtatcttgttgttgttgttgctgcatgCCCTTAGTGCTGTACTAATTCTATCCTGATTTTGGGCTGTAGTTTACTCTCATCTGAGCTTCAAGTAAAAGGGTCCCATGGCTGAGCCTACTTTAGTGCATGCATTGTTTGCCTTTTGTGGTTTTGGTGTCTGATTGGATCTTGGAGAGGACATAGATAATACAATGTTTTGAATCATAATCCCTCTTATATCATATCAGAATAAACATTTGGAActtgtttttatgtttgtgaTATAATTTGGAACTTCATCGTTGTATAATCTATCCTTCGTTATggctattttttaaactttgttgcaaaaaggaaaatttcatttttgaatATCCAATGTTGAGGGCCATTGTACACTctgaaaaatattgttgttcTCCATTGAAGTACAAAGAATTCCTCGtaattaactcttgtattaaagTACAAAGAAGAATTTATCATAATTAACTCTTTTACATTGTATGGCTGACTAATTTTCTTGTTCCTTCAGGATGAAGAGTGTTATTAATCACTTCAAAGGAAACCGTGATTTTCCTCGTTTAAGAATTGGTAAGTTGTGTTCCAAAAGCACCAAAATTATACTTAGCAATCTCCTTTCTAGATTTGTTATAGCTATGTGTTTGCGAAATCATTCTAGGCATTGGACGGCCTCCTGGAAAAATGGATACTGCTAACTTTGTTCTCCGCCCTTTCACTAAACAAGAACATGAAGAGGTATGTAAACTTTTTACATTTACTCAGAAGAGATACTGTATAGAATTGG
This window contains:
- the LOC7487098 gene encoding peptidyl-tRNA hydrolase, mitochondrial, whose amino-acid sequence is MKLGSTAVVVTSSSIATLGFPKNYYNKPSWFGQLLKTNMFPHHFPILSSSSSSASISTTTEDSSDAVAAAKPKQQHPWLIVGLGNPGKKYHSTRHNVGFQMVDALADAEGISISGVSFKALFGKGFIGNVPVMFAKPQTFMNASGESVGAIVSYYKIPLKQVLLIYDDLDLPFAKLRLLPKGGHGGHNGMKSVINHFKGNRDFPRLRIGIGRPPGKMDTANFVLRPFTKQEHEELDFMFQQGIEAVRILLLEGLNKSATFVNSTKSMEQLG